The nucleotide window AGCCTCGGTTGACCCAGGCGGCAAACGGACGTTTGGACGTCCGTTTGCCGTCGTGCCGGCCATGGCTGAAGTCAGGGCACGCCCGGAGCCACCGGCTTGCCGCCCACCGTCTCCAGGAACTTCGGCGGCTGCCAGGCCTTGGCGTGCTGCTCAAATCCGTAGGCGATGGCGATGAGCGTCGGCTCACTCCACTTGGCGCCAAAGAACACGATGCCGACCGGCAGGTCATGCGCAAAGCCTGCAGGCACCGTGATGGACGGATAGCCCGCCACCGCCGCCGGCTGCGAGGCGCCACCCACGGTGGGATCTCCGCTAACGACATGATCGCCCAGCACCGGATCGGTGACGAACGTCGGGCCCCAGGACGGAGCGAGCAGCGCGTCCAGGTGGTTGCTCGACAGTGCCACGTCGATGCCCTCGGGGCCCGCCAGTCGTTTCGCCTTCGCCTGCGCCTTCACGTACTCGTCCGACGTCAGCGGCCCCTTGGCCTGTGCCTGTTCGAACAACTCCTGGCCAAACCACGGCATCTCGCGCTTCGCTTCGCGCTTGTTGAACGCAATCAGATCGGCGAGAGACTTGTTCTTCGATGCCGGTCGGGTCGCCAAATACGCGTTCATGTCGTGCTTGAGGTCATATAGCAGAACCGTGAATTCCGGATCGCCCAATTCCTTCAGGTGGGGAATCTCCACCGGGTCGACGATGATGGCCCCCTGGGCCTTCATCAACGTGATGGACGCTTCGAGCACGCGGTCGGCATTGGGTTCAGCGCAGGCCAACTGGCGCACCACGCCGATGCGCTTGCCTCGCAAACCATTCGGGTCGAGCGCCTTGGTGTAGTCGGACTTGCGGCGATCCGCTTCCGCGGTCGCCGGGTCGCGCGGATCGCTGCCGGCAATCACGTTCAGCACGATGGCCGCGTCGGCGACGTTGCGTGCCATCGGGCCCGCCGTGTCCTGGTTATGACTGATCGGGATGATGCCGCTGCGACTGACCAGGCCCACCGTTGGCTTGATGCCGACAATGCCGTTGGCGGCGGCGGGGCAGATGATCGAGCCATCCGTTTCCGAGCCGATGGCTACGGTGGCAAGACCCGCTGCCACGGCAGCTCCGGAACCCGCACTTGAGCCACATGGGTTGCGATCAAGCACGTAGGGATTGCGCGTCTGGCCACCCCGGCCGCTCCAGCCACTGCTGGCATGGTTGGAGCGCATGTTGGCCCATTCACTCAGATTGGTCTTGCCCAGGATGACGGCGCCGCTCTCGCGAAGCCGCTTCACCAGCCCGGCATCCTGCGGCGCGGGTGCTTCCATCAGCGCAAGCGAGCCGGCCGTCGTGAGCATGCGATCACCGGTGTCAATGTTGTCCTTGAGCAGGATCGGGATGCCACGCAAAGCACCGCCATGCGGTTGGCGGTCGACCTCGGCGGCAATCTTCAAGGCG belongs to Dyella terrae and includes:
- a CDS encoding amidase — translated: MNRTSLSIALLCASVLASFASAAQTARPELAWAGIADLQQQMQGGQLTSVKLTQAFIDRVHAIDQQGPSLHSILEVNPDALKIAAEVDRQPHGGALRGIPILLKDNIDTGDRMLTTAGSLALMEAPAPQDAGLVKRLRESGAVILGKTNLSEWANMRSNHASSGWSGRGGQTRNPYVLDRNPCGSSAGSGAAVAAGLATVAIGSETDGSIICPAAANGIVGIKPTVGLVSRSGIIPISHNQDTAGPMARNVADAAIVLNVIAGSDPRDPATAEADRRKSDYTKALDPNGLRGKRIGVVRQLACAEPNADRVLEASITLMKAQGAIIVDPVEIPHLKELGDPEFTVLLYDLKHDMNAYLATRPASKNKSLADLIAFNKREAKREMPWFGQELFEQAQAKGPLTSDEYVKAQAKAKRLAGPEGIDVALSSNHLDALLAPSWGPTFVTDPVLGDHVVSGDPTVGGASQPAAVAGYPSITVPAGFAHDLPVGIVFFGAKWSEPTLIAIAYGFEQHAKAWQPPKFLETVGGKPVAPGVP